ctcttacatttaggcatttgatgcattttaaattaaattttgtatatggtgtaaagtaGGAATCCAACTTCATTCTTGCATGTGGGTATTCAGTTATTCCATTGTCTTGAAACCCTTTTCAAAATCAATTGTCTATAAATGTAAGAGTTTATTTTTGGACCATCATTTCTATCCCATTGACCTATATGCCTATCCTAATGCCAGTtacacacagtcttgattaccataactttgcagtaagttttgaaCTCAGACAGTCTGAGTgcttttattttgtcctttttcaaGATTAATTTGGTTATTCCGgatcttttgcatttccatatgaattttaggatggttgtcaatttctgcaataaAAAAGCAGCAGGATTTTGATAGAgagtgcattgaatctgtagaccaATGAGTATCAATGGAATTACGTGTTATCAAATTTAGTAAACTACATAAATGATATGTACACAACTAAAACGAAACTaagatataagatcatattaatGTAATGATAATAGAAGTGGATTGTCTCCTGTTCTAATTTTAATGGGCACAAGGCATTTTTGTTAATCACTTcttattaaagaattttttataatattcaggaaaatacaacagaaaaacCCTTACATTCCTAAGGCCTCAGAGGCAGAgtaatataaaggaaatataaacaCATGCTGAGTAATGCAAGCATTTGGCAATGGTGGTGACTGGAGCTGGGAGCACAGCTATTATTTCTCTGAAATAGGAATTTGCCCCTTAGAGTTAGACCAATTTTGCCTTCCTCTAAATGGCAAACAGTTTGGAGATACTTTAAAGGACATTTTTTCACTTAGGATGTTTAGTACTATGAATAATAAATAGTCACAATTTCCTTAACTATGGTgacaaaatacaagcaaatttAGCCTCGTGTCATTTCCTAAGGAACATCTTCTCTCTGTGAGTTCACAGGTTGCCACATGAACATCTTCCAGCATCTTGCGTTCTCAGATGTGGATGTTGCCAGGGTTCTCACTCCAGATGCTTTTGTGTGTCGAACCATCTGCACCTATCACCCCAACTGCCTCTTCTTTACATTCTATACAAATGTATGGAAAATCGAGTCACAAAGGCGAGTATGCATGGGGAGCACTTGCTGCTGTACTGTCATCACTTTTATAGTCTGAGTTCTTAAAAGTTTCGTTCATTTCCCTCAAAACACTTGAACCTGCAGTTTAAGTAGGTACTGTTCTGCCAGGTGCAGATTAGTTAAGAGATTAGCAGACTTCTCTGCCTATCGTCTCTTACTTTAAAACAAATGTTACCATTGAATCAAGGAAGCAATAGCCATGAGAAAAAAGAAGGATCTGACGCCTTTGAATAAAGATTCAAAACATGATCTTCATGTTTTGTATTAGCTTGGAGTAAAATCCACTCGCTGGCAGTATAGCCCTTAAGCTTGTTGCCTCTTCTCTTTGTTTCGGAAACTAGAGCCCTGTTTATTCTGATCAAGGCTCTGGCCCACTGTCTTTATCTCAGATAACCCACCCTCTTCTGCACACAGCATGGAGCTAAGAGAAGGGTGTCTAGTTATGTAATATCATCGGCAGCATGAATTCCCAGAatttgttctttgatttttttgtttgtttgtttttccagttaGAAGGTGGAACTTCATCATTGTCCTCTTTTCAGGTTGTCTGTGCCTATTAGTTTTCTCCAGAGGGAGAGGTGGCTTGATTTACATTTAATCTCTGCAATTTATTAGAGTCCTGTAGTTGGATTTACTTTGAAGAGAGTTTCCCAGAAGAATAAAATTTGCCAAGTTGCTTTTTGGGTGTGAGCTGCTTTTGTATTTGCCTAATGCCTTTAatgcaaatttctttctttctctcttgctttttttttaaaaaaaatagaaatgtttgtCTTCTTAAAACATCTGAAAGTGGCACACCAAGTTCCTCTACTCCTCAAGAAAACACCATATCTGGATATAGCCTTTTAACCTGCAAAAGAACTTTACCTGGTAATGTGATTTGAtaataatattacataaaatgtaaCCTATTTCATGACTTTTAACAGCAACAGTGATGAAACAATCCTCAAGGTAACAGAAACTTGTGTAAATGTCGTTCATTGCTTTTCTCATTTGATATCTTTTTGTGTTTATAATTGACACAGAACCCTGCCATTCTAAAATTTACCCGGGAGTTGACTTTGGAGGAGAAGAATTGAATGTGACTTTCGTTAAAGGAGTGGATGTTTGCCAAGAGACTTGCACAAAGATGATTCGCTGTCAGTTTTTCACTTATTCTTTACTCCCAGAAGACTGTAAGGAAGAGAAgtaaaggaaattttatttttcaaagaccGTTGACATGACCATTTCATATTCTCTTTCCCCCTGTGAAGGCTTACTCTTTCTACTGTTCATTTCATCTAGGTGTAAGTGTTTCTTAAGATTATCTATGGATGGTTCTCCAACTAGGATTGTGTATGGGACACAAGGGAGCTCTGGTTACTCTTTGAGATTGTGTAACACTGGGGATAACTCTGGTGAGTAACCTCACTTTTTCGTGGAACTGTCAGGGATGTCTGTCATGTTGATAGTTTGCTTAGTTTTAAGGAATTATGTGTCTTGTTCTCCTTGGTTAGAAGGGACTTTGATTCACTTCTAATTCCAACCATTAGCATCAACACTCTCTTTTCAGTCTGCACAACAAAAACAAGCACACGCATTGTTGGAGGAACAAACTCTTCTTGGGGAGAGTGGCCCTGGCAGGTGAGCCTGCAGGTGAAGCTGACAGCTCAGAGGCACCTGTGTGGAGGGTCACTCATAGGACACCAGTGGGTCCTCACTGCTGCCCACTGCTTTGATGGGTAAGTGTTGGATGCATCTCATCCAGAGTCTTATCTTGGCTTTTCATTTTGAAGGATCTATGATCAGCTGCTTCACCGCCATGTGACTTTATGAATAGAGACGTGTTAAAGCAGAGATGGTATTCACAACATTTAACTTGTAGGGTCCAAGCACTGACCAACCTGACCATTAGAACAGAGTGTGGTCTCTGTACAGGACAGATGACTCTGAGTGGGTATTCtccacagaaagagaaatgaagacagtACCCCACTCCTCcaacccaccacccaccaccaatcccaccaccaatcccaccacCAATCCTGCCACCCACCACCAATctcaccaccaatcccaccaccaatcccaccacccaccaccaatcccaccaccaatcccaccacCTACCCCACCACCAATCCCGCCATCCACGACGAATCCCACCACCGATCccaccaccaatcccaccaccaatcccaccacctaccaccaatcccaccaccaatcccaccacCTACCACCAATctcaccaccaatcccaccacCCACGACCAATCccaccaccaatcccaccacccaccaccaatcccaccaccaatcccaccacccaccaccaatctcaccaccaatcccaccacccaccaccaatcccaccaccgatcccaccacccaccaccaatctcaccaccaatcccaccacccaccaccaatcccaccacccaccaccaatcccaccacCAATCCCTCCACCAACCACCAATCccaccaccaatcccaccacCCGCCACCAATCccaccaccaatcccaccacccaccaccaatcccaccaccaatcccaccaccaaccaccaatcccaccaccaatcccaccacccaccaccaatcccaccaccaatcccaccacCAACCACTGATCCCACCACCAATCCGTCCACCAATCccaccaccaatcccaccaccaaccaccaatcccaccaccaatcccaccacCCGCCACCAATCccaccaccaatcccaccacccaccaccaatcccaccaccaatcccaccacCAATCCCTCAACccaccaccaatcccaccacCAATCCCTCCACCAATCccaccaccaatcccaccacccaccaccaatcccaccacCAATTCCTCCACCAATCccaccaccaatcccaccacCAACCACCAATCCCACCACCAATCCCTCAACCCACCACCAATCCCTCCACCAATCccaccaccaatcccaccacccaccaccaatcccaccaccagtcccaccacccaccaccaatCCCTCCACCAATCCCTGATGTGTTCTTCAAAGACTTCTTTGTCAGGCCCATAGAAATGTTACTTCTTGCTCTTTGATTCATAAATATACTAagtcataataatttttaaaagtgagagTTTCGTACTCtgtatatttcaatgtatataattTGATCTATTTCAATTTATTGGTCAAATAGTAGACATGTTAGGTAAGTCTTAAAATACTGAGGCTTTGGAGTTAGACAGAACATGGCTAAAGTGACAGCTTTGCTGCTTATTAGAGGTGTGGCCCTAGAAGATTTGTAAATCCCTCTGAGCTTTATTTGATCTAAAATATGAATAGTAATAGTCCTGAATTTGTAACGTTATTGGGAGGATTAAGTGACGTATTTAAAATGCTTAGTACTGTGTGTAGAAcataaacacttcaaaaaatgtaAACTGTGATTTCTATATTCAATAAGAAATGTAGAAATGGACAAAGcatataaaaagcaaaagaaatactaGAAGACACttgatttttctgaaaaataaacacaaagtatttttgttttagtgaAATTCATGCTTAGATGCTGTATACTAGGATTGAACATACTGCCGCCAAACTATAGCAGTCGGTGGTACACGTGGGTGGAGCAAGACCCCTCCACCTTGTCATCGTGTGAAGGGGCTCTGCCATACATGACCTTGCATGTGACTTTAAGGTGGTTGGCCTGGAAGAAAAGGCCCAAGATGGGAAATAGTAGGTGTCTTTTTTACTAAATGCACTCCAATTTGGGACCAAGAATTTTCATTCTTGAAGGCTCAGTATTGTGAGTTTATAAGAGATAATAGACATAAAAGTGTAATGATTTCATTGATAATAAAAAAAAGGCCCCTTTGCACCTGATATCTCCAtcattttttctagaattttgtgcACACATGCCTTGCACTATTTGGTGATGATAAAGATTCCCAGATCTTTGCACAGAATAAGGCTTTGCTTTAGATCAGAATTTTGGATGTACTTAGTATACATTCATCTTTTAAATAatctatttaaattttcataCTTTCGAAAatacagatatattttattttatttatatatttatttaatttattttttgagatggagtctctctctgttgcccaggctggagtgcagtggcacaatcttggttcactgcagcctctgcctcccgggttcaagcgattctcctgcctcagcctcctgagtagctgggattacaggcgcacgccacacctggctaatttttgtgtttttagtagagacagggtttcatcatgttggtcagactggtcttgaactcctggcctcaggggatccacccacctcggcctcccgaagtgctgggattgcaggtgtgagccactgtgcccagctgtataGAGATAGTTTAAACAACACTAAAGTCCTCCTGCTCTGACTAATTAGAAGAGCATTAGAAGATCAGCCTGACTTCTTGACAGTTCTGAATTTAGTGGAGCAATGAGGTTCAGCTTTGGTGAATGAGCTTAATTTTTCCATGATAAATTGCTAGTCTCTTCCCACTACAGTGTCTCTCAAAAATGGGACAGcaacattctttttgtttccacTTGCAGTAAGCATGATGCAATTACATAAATGTACACTTTTCAATTTGTTAAATAGAATCTTCAGAGATTCACTACTGCCGCTATTGGTGATGAAAAATTACCAGAAGGAGGAATTAGGTAGGAGAAAATGTGTCCTATGTATTTCCTTCCCAGTTCTTTGAAAGAGAGTGATAGGAAAAAGGAACACTATTGAAGGAAGGCCTGCCCAGTTTCAAAcaggtatttatttttctctcctaggcTTCCCCTGCAGGATGTTTGGCGCATCTATAGTGGCATTTTAAATCTGTCAGACATTACAAAAGATACACCTTTCTCACAAATAAAAGAGATTATTATTCACCAAAACTATAAAGTCTCAGAAGGGAATCATGATATCGCCTTGATAAAACTCCAGGCTCCTTTGAATTACACTGGTATGTAGCATATGTAAGAAGGTGGAGAGCAGAATTGCGCTGGTTGATATTTTCATATCAGTTTGAATAAGAGGGCAGACCTAGAGAGACTGTCGTCGTTTTCTGACTGGTGGAGTTGAGGGAAAGGTGAGGGTTGCTGGGAAGTGAAGACCCTGCGACTTGCCGTGAAATCTCTTCTACTTAAAGAGCAAGACATGTGAATTAATTCTTTCAGGGAGGGATACAACTGCATGCAGGTGATGGAAATAATGGGCGTGGGAAATGTCTGTGCCGTCTGAGAGGCACTGGGCTTGCTTTGACAAGAGTAGCAGAACTGTCATTGCTTTGGGCTTAGGGATATTCGAATGTGTGAGGTCAAGTGGGATCAGATATCTACTTCCAGGTATAATTTGGGTAGGAAAGAGACTCATGCAGAAAGAAGCCCTGGAAGGCCAGAGCATCGTGGTCAGAGGTGTTGCCTTTGGAGGGTCATTGCTGCCAGGAGCCGAATACCTACCGTATCCAATAACATTCATggtcaggaatggtggctcacacctgtaatcccaacactttgggatgcccaggtgggaggattgcttgaggccaggagtttgagaccagcctgggcaacacagtgagaccccgtctctacttaaaattagaaaaaaacaattaactgggtgtggtggtgtgcacctgtagtcccagctagtcaggaggctgagacaagaggatctcttgagcccaggaggtcaaggctgtagtgagccaagatcgtgccactgcacacaaACAAttatgtgacctcaggcaagttgctTTACCTCTTTACACCtcttaatttccttatctgtaaaatgaggatgataatttcCTCCTGGGTCTGTTGTAATAATTAATACATTAAAGCACTTCATGTCTGGAACAGTGAAGACACCCTGCTATGACTATTAAGGATAGTATACATGGAATAAGACACAGGAACTTCTAAATGCTTTTGACCGTAGATTTAGGTTCTGAGTTTTAAGAATTTAACTCAGGAAATTGTAACACCAAAAATGTCATGTGAAAAATGGTGGTGACAAATTTTCTTGAATCATTAGCCTTAGAGGTTGGGCAGAAAGCAAAAAATTATTCTTGATGCTACTCTATAgaaagagaacacagaaaaagaaaaagatgtatttttaaagtctataTCCATAACTTTATTTGACCAaactctaatttaaaaattatgtttcagaatTCCAAAAACCAATATGCCTACCTTCCAAAGGTGACACAAACACAATTTATACCAACTGTTGGATAACCGGATGGGGCTTCTCGAAGGAGAAAGGTAAGCATGACGCTTTAAATATTGCTTCTAGAGTCAGTCTCACATGTTGAAATACATGGAGTGGGTCGTTTTAATCGGTTTCTGTCTGAAATTATATCTAAACTCTTTATCTTTCCTATCTATTTATtcccaaatatttattcagttattcttaaaaagtgtatttttgctttggcttgaaaaaaaatttgaggGAGACTTTTAAGCATCTTACTTCATTATAAAGATCAGTTGCTTGACTTTGCATGGAGCAGATTGGGCCCATCTAGGGCTGACAAGCCCGTGCAAGACCACCCGGTCCTCAGTGTTAGCAGCGTAGATTGGGCCCGTCTAGGGCTGACAAGCCCGTGCAAGACCACCCGGTCCTCAGTGTTAGCAGCGTTCCCGTCTCCCAAAACCATGTTCTCCCTTGGTGCTAATGGCCGGGAGCACAGGCAGGTGTGTCGTCTCACTATGGAGAATAATATTTGTGTCATTCTTTGCAGAAGAAGGTGGCTTGCCAAACTGTCTCCATCTTTCCCGATTCAGTCTTTTGTTCAAGTAATccacatttttagattttttattggTAATCTGAGAcaagaagaaatttaaagtaaTCTTCACTAAGCCATGAAAGCTCCCAACAGTGTTCTCCATGAGAGATGCTGGCCTGCATTTGTTCAAAAACAAAAGACCCCTCTGTTGCCAAAGCTCAGAGGGCTTTTCAGAAACGATATAGttgtaaattataattttgaatatataaaacaaaaaaatgaaaagtgagaACTTCCAGGCTTTGGATTGTTGTAGGTGATAAATATAAAATGGGATTTCTGGGGGGCTGCTACTGAGATGAGGGGATGGCAGAAAACATGGAAGCAAGGTCTCTGGTCAGCCCAGGGTGCTGGGCTTGTCCCAACACCACGTAGGCAATAAGCGGACAGTACAGGGTGccgtctctctccctcttcctctctctgtctctctctctctctctgtgtgtgtgtgtgtgtgtaacactaTCTTCCCAATTTTTACTGTCTATTTGTATTCAAAGATAAGGTCCTTATGAAAAATACACTGCTCTGATTCACTTTAaaacttatttccatatttattatttattgtgtttCCTCCCTCTGAAGTTATATATTGGTTACTCACAGGTGAAATCCAAAATATTCTACAAAAGGTAAATATTCCTTTGGTAACAAATGAAGAATGCCAGAAAAGATATCAAGATTATAAAATAACCCAACGGATGGTCTGTGCTGGCTataaagaagggggaaaagaTGCTTGTAAGGTAACTCATGAGATTATGAAAAACACAATAGGCTGCTTGAgaaaattcatttcaaaatatattttccaatagCATAATTTatcatagtttttttaaaaattcagagacaAATGATCTGATAAATTGATAAGCAACTTTTAACAAATtgaatatacataatacatatttatattatttatgataTATGTCACAATCTATGCATGTGCTATTTAAGAGGGGCAGATATACATGCAATAATTGTGCTAGAATATAAAAACATTAGACTTCTTTGTCATTGGGATGATGATATCAAGATttctttgttagatttatttcagATAGAAAAGGGGATACGAAAAATGCAGGCACATGAGATACTTGGAGAACTTTAAGAaagagtgagtgtgtgtgcgtgtgtgtgtctggcaAGCAAGGTCTTGCACacacacagcactttgggaggccaatgcaggtggatcacttgagcctaggaatttgagaccagtctgggcaatgtgatgaaacccatctctacaaaaaaatacgaaagtatctgtgtgtgtgtgtcgctGTGTGGTGGACTACAGAACTTTAGAGGCAGTCACTTATTTGAATCCCATTGTCGTAACtttctactattttatttttccactgtGGCTCAGGGAGATTCAGGTGGTCCCTTAGTTTGCAAACACAACGGAATGTGGCGTTTGGTGGGCATCACCAGCTGGGGTGAAGGCTGTGCCCGCAGGGAGCAACCTGGTGTCTACACCAAAGTCGCTGAGTACATGGACTGGATTTTAGAGAAAACGCAGAGCAGTGATGGAAAAGCTCGGATGCAGTCACCAGCATGAGAAGCAGTCCAGAGTCTAGGCGATTTTTACAGCCTGAGTTCAAGTCAAATTCTGAGCCTGGGGGTCCTCACCTGCAGAGCATGGAGAGCGGCATCTTCTTTGCATCCTAAGGACAAAAGACACAGTGCACTCAGAGCTGCTGAGGACAATGTCTGGCTGAAGCCCGCTTTCAGCACGCCGTAACCAGGGGCTGACAATGCGAGGTCGCAACTGAGATCTCCATGACTGTGTGTTGTGAAATAAAATGGTGAAAGATCACGATTAGCAAGTGTTTTCTTCTGGTTGTGAAACAGAACTGAAAGTAAGTGGTCGAGGTTCCAGCACAGTTCCTGGGATCCCTCTAATTGCACTGCTGCCTCTGGAACTCAGTATATCTCAAAGATGTAATTTCCTCTCCGTGCTGCACCTGGTCGGCCACTGAAACCCTCTATTGCCTGCTTCACGTGTGGCAAAGAGCTAGCGGGCTTGGGTTTTGTTCTGCCGAGAGGAAGGGAGAACACCCACTTTTATAAGAAAGAGATGGGTTACCTGAACCCATGGGCACCTTTGCCTCTTGGCCTCCTAACTTTGCTACCAGGGCATGGCTAGGAGGGTCCAGGCTGCGCGTGCCGAGGAGCTCAAGGGGTGCAGCATTGCACAGCCTTCATGGCAGGCAAGGAATCTGCTTTGCAAGGGGCATTAGCCCTGGAGGCTCAGTGGATATGGGCTATTGCAATAGTAATTCAAGGAGCATttttaggcctggcatggtggctcacgcctgtaattccaacagtttAGGagatcaaggcaggtggatcacttgagcgtacgagttcgagaccagcctggccaatgtgacgaaaccccatctccacaaaaattagctgggcgtggtggtgcacacctgtaatcccagctcccccagaagctgaggcaggaggaccgcttgagcccacgGATgtcgtggctgcagtgagctgagatggcaccactgcatcactgcattccagcctgggcaacagagtgagactgtctcaaaaaaaaaggaagcattgttaggtataaataataataataataataataattagtattattattattattactgagacggagtcttgctctgttgcccaggctggagtgcagtggtgcaatctcggctcaccgcaacctctgcctcccgggttcacgccattctcctgcctcagcctccggagtagctgggactgcaggcgcccaccaccatgccccgctaattttttgtatttttagtagagacgggtttcaccatgttagccagaatggtctcaatctcctgacctcatgatccacccgccttggcctcccaaagtgctgggattaccggcttgagccaccacacccagccctgttaggtataaattatttcataaaattcagACTTGTAAATTTATGGTAGGCTTTGGAATGGATGATAGAAGTCCTATGCCACACTAATTCCCCACATGCTGAGGCTCACCATAACTGATACCAGCTCGCTTGATTCAGTTCAGTTAAACTGaacaacatttacacagaattggCGATTTACAAAATCTTATGCAAGTtaagtagaaaaacagaaaaaagaggttttctgaaagagtttgggTTTTTCCTTCAATGCTCAAGACAGacgtccccaacctttttggcaccagggaccagttttgtggaagacagtttttccatggaccagcatggtggtgggggaTGATTCTGGAATGATTCAAGTGCatgacatttattgtgcactttatttctattattaccacattgtaatatataatgaaataattatgcaactcaccataatgtagaatcagtgggagctctgagcttgttttcctgcaactagacagtcccatctgagggtgatgggagacagtgacagatcatcaggcattagattctcataaggagcctagatccctcacatgtgcagttcacaacagggtttgaGCTCCTGTGAGAATCTCATGCTGCTGTGGATCtcgcaggaggcggagctcaggcggttaTGCTTGctggcctgccactcacctcctgctgtgcggcctggctgctaacaggccatggaccgggTACTGTTCCGTGCCCCGggggttgggaacccctgctCAAAGACACACTGGGTGGTAGGAGGAGCTAAAGGTGGAGAGGCTGAAGGAAAACATGAGGTCTGGGCTATCCACAAACCAGATAGCAGGAAACTGAAGAGTTAAACATTTACTTCAGAATTGAATGGCTTTTGTAAAATCTGGCTAGATTCCATGAAACgattttaaaaatgcactatTTAAACTTTTGCCTTTGCATGCGATGAAGACATTAGTCTTTGTTCGTGTGGatgttttttatgtttaaaagggacaAAAATGGTTTGCAATGAAACTCTTTTATCTCAGTCTTTGAGTATTGATCATGGGGTGTTGGAACAGGACTTTGGAATGCTTGCAGGGTAAACCTTTGGCCTCTGTTAGTCAGGGAATGACCTAGTTTGGCAAAACAGAGGAGAGTTTTGAAATATGGAACTTTCCCGAGGCATACATTGTCATTTTAAAGTGGTCAATCAAAGCCCAGTAGGACTGGGCTGGTGTCTTGGTGACTCACTGTGTGCTCATATACAGGGGTAACTGAGGAGCCCTTCACACAGGTCTAGCCTCGTGGGACTAAAAAGTGTGACATGGGCTAGGAAAATGCGAGGCTGGGATGCCTTCACTCCCATGAGGAAGCGTGACGGGAGGAGGACTGGGTCACTGGCAGTTCTACTTCACAAAGGCTGCTGGCAGTGCCAATCCTGCAAGCTGGCCTTGCCCTCCTGCGGCGGCAGTGTACACGTGGCATGCAAGCACATGCACAAGCCACCTGGCTCCAAGGTCAGCCAAGGGCTCCAACATCTGTCTCAGTCCCTGCCAAGGCATGGGAACCCCCCACGTAAACTCAGAACTTTTCCTTTCAATTATTGCTTATGTCTGTCACTTTACTTGACTGTGagcagcttctagggaggctctGTCATTCATAGTGCATATCATGGGCATCCAGTAAATGGCTAATGATGATGATACAcctttattacaaaaataaaggcAATGGAGACTGAAGAGGTGAAATGATTAGCTCAAGGTCACTGGCAAGGACAGAGCTGGAACAAAGCTCAGCATTCCTATGCCAGGCAATGTCCTCTCACCGATATCCCATTGCCTCTCACTAGGAGAAGGATGAAAGATGACAGAGCATTTATAACCACCATTCGTTACTTTCATTATCACCTGACACTGGTGTTTCTCCGCCAGGAGCGATTTTGTCCTCCCTTCACCTCAGGAAACATTCGGCAacgtctagagacatttttggttgtcctAATGGGAGAGGGTGTGCAACTGGCtgtagtgggtagaggccagggatgctgctagcATCCTGCGATGTGTGGGACAGCCCCTCGCGAGAGAGAGTTATCCTGCCCCAATATCAATGCCAGGGCTGAGAAAGCCTGATCTCATGTCAGCATCAAAACCTTGCAATGAAAAGAGGAcatttcggccgggcgcggtggctcacgcctgtaatcccagcactttgggaggccgaggtgggcggatcgcgaggtcaggagatagagaccatcctggctaacacggtgaaaccccgtctctacttaaaatacaaaaaaaaaaaaaaattagccgggcgtggtggcgggcacctgtagtcccagctacttgggaggctgaggcaggagaatggcgtgaacccgggaggtggagcttgcagtgagcagagatcgtgccactgcactccagcctgggcaacagagcgagactccatctcaaaaaaaaaaaaaagaaaagaggacatTTCAGGAACAGCAAGAAAGGGGTTGTAGGACATGGCGGGCTGtgccctttctcttcctttattttttactttttgatacattctatttgtacatatttatggggcacatgtgaaatatgtgttatgtgcatagaatgtgtaatgatcaagtcagga
This DNA window, taken from Pan troglodytes isolate AG18354 chromosome 3, NHGRI_mPanTro3-v2.0_pri, whole genome shotgun sequence, encodes the following:
- the KLKB1 gene encoding plasma kallikrein isoform X1, whose translation is MILFKQATYFISLFATVSCGCLTQLYENTFFRGGDVASMYTPNAQYCQMRCTFHPRCLLFSFLPASSINDMEKRFGCFLKDSVTGTLPKVHRTGAVSGHSLKQCGHQISACHRDIYKGVDMRGVNFNVSKVSSVEECQKRCTDNIRCQFFSYATQTFHNAEYRNNCLLKYSPGGTPTAIKVLSNVESGFSLKPCALSEIGCHMNIFQHLAFSDVDVARVLTPDAFVCRTICTYHPNCLFFTFYTNVWKIESQRNVCLLKTSESGTPSSSTPQENTISGYSLLTCKRTLPEPCHSKIYPGVDFGGEELNVTFVKGVDVCQETCTKMIRCQFFTYSLLPEDCKEEKCKCFLRLSMDGSPTRIVYGTQGSSGYSLRLCNTGDNSVCTTKTSTRIVGGTNSSWGEWPWQVSLQVKLTAQRHLCGGSLIGHQWVLTAAHCFDGLPLQDVWRIYSGILNLSDITKDTPFSQIKEIIIHQNYKVSEGNHDIALIKLQAPLNYTEFQKPICLPSKGDTNTIYTNCWITGWGFSKEKGEIQNILQKVNIPLVTNEECQKRYQDYKITQRMVCAGYKEGGKDACKGDSGGPLVCKHNGMWRLVGITSWGEGCARREQPGVYTKVAEYMDWILEKTQSSDGKARMQSPA
- the KLKB1 gene encoding plasma kallikrein isoform X2 yields the protein MYTPNAQYCQMRCTFHPRCLLFSFLPASSINDMEKRFGCFLKDSVTGTLPKVHRTGAVSGHSLKQCGHQISACHRDIYKGVDMRGVNFNVSKVSSVEECQKRCTDNIRCQFFSYATQTFHNAEYRNNCLLKYSPGGTPTAIKVLSNVESGFSLKPCALSEIGCHMNIFQHLAFSDVDVARVLTPDAFVCRTICTYHPNCLFFTFYTNVWKIESQRNVCLLKTSESGTPSSSTPQENTISGYSLLTCKRTLPEPCHSKIYPGVDFGGEELNVTFVKGVDVCQETCTKMIRCQFFTYSLLPEDCKEEKCKCFLRLSMDGSPTRIVYGTQGSSGYSLRLCNTGDNSVCTTKTSTRIVGGTNSSWGEWPWQVSLQVKLTAQRHLCGGSLIGHQWVLTAAHCFDGLPLQDVWRIYSGILNLSDITKDTPFSQIKEIIIHQNYKVSEGNHDIALIKLQAPLNYTEFQKPICLPSKGDTNTIYTNCWITGWGFSKEKGEIQNILQKVNIPLVTNEECQKRYQDYKITQRMVCAGYKEGGKDACKGDSGGPLVCKHNGMWRLVGITSWGEGCARREQPGVYTKVAEYMDWILEKTQSSDGKARMQSPA